A stretch of DNA from Thermanaerosceptrum fracticalcis:
CTTTTCGAATTGATGAAGCATTCTACAGAAAGTACAATCCTGGGATACTTTCCAGGCGACAGGGATTTCTTTTCTTCTATTTATAAGGTTGCACAAGAAATTGATCTTATTGAGTATACACTTAAACTATACCAAAACGACCGTTTCGGACAAATATTCTCTCCGGCTTATTTGACGGAATATGTCTGTAGCCTGATAGATGATGCAAAAGCCCAGTCGATACTTATTGCCGAAGCAGAAAAAAGCCTGTCAGGTCTTAAAGGCTTGGTGGAGAAGCATCAGTCAAGCAATATAACCTTTACCACATCCAATGTACTTATGTTTATGCTGCTTAAGCTTGGATTTGAAGAATATGAGAACGTCAGTATTCTTAATCAGTCGATATACCAGGAGCTTCTTATTGACGCACGTTTTGACTTTATCTATTCACTGCCTGATTTTGGCGGCAAGATTGAAGCTGTTAACCATAAATTTATGTCCTCAAGACCAGATGTTGTGGCAACGCAGAATTTACTTCGACACTTATCTGACAGAGGCACGCTGGTGACTGTGCTCCCTGCTAAGATTGCATTTGCAAGTGGTTCTGAAGCAAAGCTGCGTGAGCATATCATGACCCACTATCAATTGGAGGGTATTTACAGTCTTCCCGAAGGCACTTTCAAGCCGTATACTGCCATAAAAACCTATATGCTTAAAATAGGTGCTGTAAAAAAGGAAAATGTGAGCGTGGGATATTTAGGTTATGATAATGGTCTTTATGTCGATAAAGTGAAGGTAGTGTCCAACGAAGATTTTGCCGCTCATGAGGATTGGCGAATTGAACTTATACTCGCGGATGATGACGAGAATATCAGAAAGTATAAGACATCAACTCTTGAAAGAGTTAAACTTCATGAAGTTGCAGAGGTTTTCAGGGGAAAATCAATCCTCAAAAAAGATGTTAAGCCTGGGAAAATCATGGTACTGAATATTTCAAACATTACTGATACCGGCATTGATTATTCCAATATGGACAGTATTGATGAAGAAGAACGAAAAATCAAAAGATATGAGCTGATAGACGGAGATATAGTCTTATCCTGCAGGGGATCGGCAATTAAAACGGGTGTATACCGTAAACAAAAAAGTATCGTTATCGCCTCGGCCAATGTTATAGTTATCAGACCCAATAATAGGGTCTTAAGCGATTACCTTAAGATATTCTTTGAGAGTCCTGTCGGAATAGCACTTATAAAAAGCTTCCAACGAGGAACGACCATTGTAAATATAAATCACACTGACATTATGGAAATGGAAATACCACTCTTAAGTATAGAAGAGCAGAAAGAGCTGGCAGCTCACTATGAAGCTGAAAGCACCCTGTATCGAGAAACTATCAGCAAGGCTGAGGAACGCTTTGCTGCTGAAAAAGAAAAAATCTATGAGAGATTGCTCTAAGATGAGGAGGATAAAAAATGGCAACGGTAAATTTGGGGTTTGAAAATAATCTATGGGAAATGGCAGACAAGCTGCGCGGCAACATTGAGGCTTCGGAATACAAGCATGTAGTACTGGGACTTATTTTCCTTAAATACATTTCCGATGCTTTTGAGGAGAGATATAACGAGCTGGTTGAAGAGGGCGAAGGATTTGAGGAAGACATAGATGCTTATACCGAAGAGAATGTT
This window harbors:
- a CDS encoding restriction endonuclease subunit S, which translates into the protein MNPSIDIFINSFAMRGITSREQLLNEMLRVKLTARAVKSRKKSLQDGEQLFELMKHSTESTILGYFPGDRDFFSSIYKVAQEIDLIEYTLKLYQNDRFGQIFSPAYLTEYVCSLIDDAKAQSILIAEAEKSLSGLKGLVEKHQSSNITFTTSNVLMFMLLKLGFEEYENVSILNQSIYQELLIDARFDFIYSLPDFGGKIEAVNHKFMSSRPDVVATQNLLRHLSDRGTLVTVLPAKIAFASGSEAKLREHIMTHYQLEGIYSLPEGTFKPYTAIKTYMLKIGAVKKENVSVGYLGYDNGLYVDKVKVVSNEDFAAHEDWRIELILADDDENIRKYKTSTLERVKLHEVAEVFRGKSILKKDVKPGKIMVLNISNITDTGIDYSNMDSIDEEERKIKRYELIDGDIVLSCRGSAIKTGVYRKQKSIVIASANVIVIRPNNRVLSDYLKIFFESPVGIALIKSFQRGTTIVNINHTDIMEMEIPLLSIEEQKELAAHYEAESTLYRETISKAEERFAAEKEKIYERLL